Proteins from a genomic interval of Pectinophora gossypiella chromosome 4, ilPecGoss1.1, whole genome shotgun sequence:
- the LOC126382426 gene encoding uncharacterized protein LOC126382426 isoform X1 — MTFISTFFCEHVYIFVYKGDYLLDYNASSDGDGAETTAVTSSAYIKISAPSTDTGKSFKRMLKRVLDRHEPCGTPIAVSSSSDVVCPPSPETTCFLLDMKEAISDRAGPRIP; from the exons ATGACTTTCATTTCTACCTTTTTTTGCGAACATGTTTATATTTTCGTGTACAAAGGTGACTATTTGCTGGATTACAATGCAAG CTCAGACGGTGATGGAGCGGAAACCACAGCGGTCACATCGTCGGCGTACATAAAGATATCGGCCCCATCTACGGATACCGGCAAGTCGTTTAAGAGGATGCTGAAAAGAGTGTTGGACAGACACGAGCCTTGTGGCACGCCCATTGCAGTCTCCAGCTCTTCTGATGTGGTCTGCCCCCCGTCTCCTGAAACTACTTGTTTCCTGTTAGACATGAAGGAAGCTATAAGCGACAGAGCTGGACCCCGTATTCCGTAG
- the LOC126382426 gene encoding uncharacterized protein LOC126382426 isoform X2: MFIFSCTKVTICWITMQDGDGAETTAVTSSAYIKISAPSTDTGKSFKRMLKRVLDRHEPCGTPIAVSSSSDVVCPPSPETTCFLLDMKEAISDRAGPRIP, encoded by the exons ATGTTTATATTTTCGTGTACAAAGGTGACTATTTGCTGGATTACAATGCAAG ACGGTGATGGAGCGGAAACCACAGCGGTCACATCGTCGGCGTACATAAAGATATCGGCCCCATCTACGGATACCGGCAAGTCGTTTAAGAGGATGCTGAAAAGAGTGTTGGACAGACACGAGCCTTGTGGCACGCCCATTGCAGTCTCCAGCTCTTCTGATGTGGTCTGCCCCCCGTCTCCTGAAACTACTTGTTTCCTGTTAGACATGAAGGAAGCTATAAGCGACAGAGCTGGACCCCGTATTCCGTAG